Proteins co-encoded in one Prunus persica cultivar Lovell chromosome G6, Prunus_persica_NCBIv2, whole genome shotgun sequence genomic window:
- the LOC18772788 gene encoding tRNA (cytosine(34)-C(5))-methyltransferase: MGGGGGRGRGGSRTQRRHFRQNRENVWKRPKSDPSSENNPENNGENRGWQPFATQNPAFDEYYKEQGIVTPEEWDGFIEVLRKPLPAAFRINSSSQFCSDIRTQLENDFMISLQAEVSEGGELVPIRPLPWYPENLAWHSNFSRMQLRKNQTLERFHEFLKLENEIGNITRQEAVSMVPPLFLDVRPDHFVLDMCAAPGSKTFQLLEIIHRSTKPGSLPDGLVVANDLDVQRCNLLIHQTKRMCTANLIVTNHEAQHFPGCRLKKSCSTASEIGAEKEPPISQLVFDRVLCDVPCSGDGTLRKAPDIWRKWHVGLGNGVHPLQVQIAMRGLSLLKVGGRMVYSTCSMNPVENEAVIAEILRKCDGSVELVDVSSELPQLVRRPGLKKWKVRDKGRWLVSHKNVSKYRKSVIVPSMFPSGRRFTEPTDHNGSMEVEEKHENGGNGNVEDALESSDDPATLANEQDEEVSDFPLERCMRIVPHDQNGGAFFIAVFHKRSDLPANQGKPNSLEGELGPRNDEPQVQLQNQSTEDTNGIVASLADGTDETFSEAASEAELIKDELDGDSLELDPSVTCEENVNVLEEAQAPSDKEIDPKKAGGKRKLQTQGKWRGVDPVVFFKDEATINSIKTFYGIDESFPFNGHLVTRNSDANHVKRIYYVSKSVKDVLELNFSVGQQLKITSIGLKMFERQTAREGNLAPCSFRISSEGLPLILPYITKQIVHASPVDFKHLLQYKSIKFADFVDAELGQKASGLMSGCCVIVLRKDGKALSDSIEVDESTIAIGCWKGKSSLSVMVTAIDCQELLERLLMRMETEKGSVEKKDKASNAKEGEEQDVKDMDKNGDEESITLETEG; the protein is encoded by the exons GAGCAAGGGATAGTGACCCCAGAAGAGTGGGATGGATTCATTGAAGTTCTTCGAAAGCCGTTGCCTGCTGCTTTTAGAATCAATTCAAG TAGCCAATTTTGTTCGGACATCCGAACCCAGTTGGAGAATGACTTTATGATATCTCTTCAAGCTGAG GTAAGTGAGGGGGGTGAACTGGTGCCTATTAGGCCATTGCCTTGGTACCCTGAGAATCTTGCTTGGCATTCCAATTTTTCTCGCATGCAGCTGAGGAAGAACCAAACACTTGAGAG GTTTCATGAGTTCTTAAAGCTTGAAAATGAGATTGGAAACATCACAAGACAGGAGGCTGTGAGCATG GTACCTCCTCTATTCCTTGATGTACGTCCAGATCATTTTGTACTTGATA TGTGTGCTGCACCAGGTTCAAAAACATTCCAATTGCTTGAGATTATACACCGATCAACAAAACCCGGATCCCTACCTGATGGACTG GTCGTAGCAAATGATCTTGACGTCCAAAGATGTAATCTACTCATccatcaaacaaaaagaatgtgCACAGCCAACTTGATAGTCACAAATCATGAAGCTCAGCACTTTCCTGGATGccgtttaaaaaaaagttgttctACTGCTTCTGAAATAGGAGCTGAAAAGGAGCCACCCATCAGCCAACTTGTCTTTGATCGTGTTTTATGTGATGTCCCTTGCAGTGGTGATGGTACCCTTCGCAAGGCTCCTGATATCTGGAGGAAATG GCATGTTGGATTGGGCAATGGGGTCCATCCTCTACAAGTTCAGATAGCTATGCGAG GTTTATCTTTGCTTAAAGTTGGCGGAAGAATGGTTTACTCTACCTGCTCCATGAATCCAGTTGAGAATGAGGCTGTGATCGCTGAG ATTTTGCGGAAATGTGATGGGTCTGTTGAGCTTGTTGATGTCTCTAGTGAGCTTCCTCAACTTGTTCGGCGGCCAGGTCTTAAAAAGTGGAAG GTACGTGACAAGGGTAGGTGGTTAGTTTCCCACAAAAATGTCAGCAAATATCGCAAATCTGTCATTGTTCCCAGCATGTTTCCTTCTGGAAGAAGGTTTACAGAACCAACGGACCATAATGGTAGTATGGAAGTGGAAGAAAAGCATGAGAATGGTGGAAATGGAAATGTTGAAGATGCATTGGAGTCAAGTGATGATCCTGCAACTCTAGCCAATGAACAAGATGAGGAAGTTTCTGATTTTCCACTAGAACGCTGCATGAGGATAGTGCCGCATGATCAAAATGGTGGAGCTTTCTTCATTGCTGTCTTCCACAAACGCTCTGATTTGCCAG CCAATCAGGGAAAACCTAATAGTCTGGAAGGGGAATTGGGCCCTAGGAATGATGAGCCACAGgtacaattacaaaatcaGAGTACTGAAGATACAAATGGGATTGTGGCTAGTTTGGCAGATGGTACAGATGAGACATTTTCTGAAGCAGCTTCGGAGGCAGAGTTGATAAAGGATGAACTAGATGGGGATTctttggaacttgatccatCCGTTACATGTGAAGAAAATGTAAATGTATTGGAGGAAGCCCAAGCGCCTAGTGATAAGGAAATTGATCCCaagaaagctggaggaaaGAGGAAGTTGCAGACTCAAGGCAAGTGGAGAGGTGTTGACcctgttgttttctttaaagaTGAAGCCACCATCAATAGCATAAAGACATTCTATGGCATTGATGAATCATTTCCCTTTAATGGCCACCTTGTCACAAGAAACAGTGATGCTAATCATGTGAAGAGAATTTACTACGTCTCAAAGTCAGTCAAAGATGTTCTTGAACTGAATTTCTCTGTTGGACAGCAACTTAAGATAACCTCCATTGGGCTAAAGATGTTT GAACGACAAACTGCAAGAGAAGGAAATTTGGCTCCTTGTTCATTTCGGATATCCTCAGAAGGATTGCCACTTATTCTTCCATACATCACCAAACAGATTGTACATGCATCCCCAGTGGACTTTAAGCATCTTCTTCAATATAAAAGTATCAAGTTTGCAGATTTTGTTGATGCTGAGCTCGGTCAGAAAGCATCAGGCTTAATGTCAGGATGCTGTGTAATAGTTTTGAGGAAAG ATGGCAAAGCCTTGTCGGATTCCATTGAAGTAGATGAGTCAACAATAGCCATTGGATGCTGGAAAGGTAAGTCCAGTTTGTCTGTGATGGTCACTGCAATTGACTGCCAAGAACTGCTAGAAAGGCTTTTGATGCGCATGGAAACCGAGAAGGGATCTGTGGAGAAGAAAGACAAAGCCTCTAATGCCAAGGAGGGTGAGGAACAGGACGTAAAGGATATGGACAAGAATGGTGACGAGGAAAGTATCACACTGGAAACTGAGGGTTAA